One segment of Gilliamella sp. ESL0441 DNA contains the following:
- a CDS encoding LysR family transcriptional regulator, which produces MDIYSKRLPTIKQLQYFIAVCEERSFRGAAEKLNISQPPLSIQIKDLEEKLKVTLFLRNPHSVVLTKEGEEFKSKATYILNELCLITRLIKAQDLEKIRLGMTKTLSFDFIPYFKLFLSDFSEETEIYKHNYTSKELLQELQKGNIDFAFVSDYQLRDINENSLLVYKEPMILVLPASHRCSKLERVDLNDVTDLPLFWFKQYQNPVFYEQCERVFKTLTSPIVRRAELADNLSMLLDVSLGKGMMLLPQSMTQAKVDGVIYKKLIKNQDSKLRIDIFLIWRKNLTRNLTADAIINYFKKPK; this is translated from the coding sequence TATCGCAGTATGTGAGGAACGAAGTTTCAGAGGAGCTGCTGAAAAGTTAAATATAAGCCAACCACCTTTATCAATTCAAATAAAAGATCTTGAAGAAAAGCTAAAAGTAACCCTTTTTTTGAGAAATCCGCATAGTGTTGTTTTAACTAAAGAGGGAGAAGAATTTAAATCAAAAGCGACATATATACTAAATGAACTTTGTTTAATTACGCGGTTAATCAAAGCTCAAGATTTAGAAAAGATCAGACTAGGCATGACTAAAACACTCAGTTTTGATTTTATTCCCTATTTCAAATTATTCTTATCAGATTTTAGCGAAGAAACTGAAATTTATAAACATAACTATACTTCTAAAGAACTGTTACAAGAACTACAAAAAGGGAATATCGATTTTGCATTTGTTTCCGACTATCAACTGAGAGATATAAATGAAAACTCTCTATTAGTTTATAAAGAACCTATGATTTTAGTATTACCAGCAAGCCATCGTTGTAGTAAGCTTGAACGTGTTGATTTAAATGACGTAACAGACTTGCCTCTTTTTTGGTTTAAACAATATCAAAACCCAGTTTTTTATGAACAATGTGAACGTGTTTTTAAAACGTTAACTTCTCCTATTGTTCGCCGTGCTGAATTAGCAGATAACTTATCTATGTTACTCGATGTATCATTAGGGAAAGGGATGATGCTCTTACCACAATCAATGACTCAAGCGAAAGTTGATGGTGTTATATATAAAAAGTTAATTAAAAATCAAGATTCGAAATTAAGAATCGATATTTTTCTTATTTGGCGTAAAAATTTAACAAGAAATCTAACAGCTGACGCAATCATTAACTATTTCAAAAAACCAAAATGA